The stretch of DNA AGCGCGATTTTTCGCCAAAAAAATGGATGCACCGCTGGCTATCGTTGATAAGCGGCGCATTGATGTAAACGTGAGCGAAGTGATGCACTTGATCGGCGATGTGAAGGGCCGGCCGGCGCTCGTGATTGATGACATCATCGATACAGCGGGCACGCTGGTGAAAACGGCCGAGGCGCTGCTGAAAGAAGGAGCGACCGATGTCTACGCAGGGTGCACGCACCCGATTCTCTCCGGGCCTGCGGTGGAGCGGATTTGCAGCTCTCCGATAAAAGAAGTGATTGTCACTGACTCGGTTCCGCTTTCCGCGGAAGCGAGAAAAGTTCCGAAGATTAAAGTGCTCAGCGTGGCGGAACTGCTGGCGCGCGGCATCCGCTCGATTCACGAAGAAACTTCGATCAGCGAATTGTTCATTTAGAGGGCATTTAACAGGAAGGACAGACATATGGAAGCCTTTGTTGTGGAAGCAGCGCCGCGCGAGGAGCGAGGCAAGAACGCCGCCCGGCGGACGCGACGAACGGGACAGGTTCCGGCCGTGCTATACGGCGGCAAGCAAGAGCCATTGGCAATGTCCGTAAATGCGCGGCAGGTCGCGCGGATTCTGCGCTCGGAGACTGGTCACAACACGATTTTCACCGTTCACGTCACCGGCCACAAAGATGAAAAGGCGATGGTGAAGGATTGGCAGGTCGATCCTGTGAGCGGTTCCTTGCTGCACGTGGATCTGTTGCGCATCGCGATGGATGTGCGCATGCGCGTGCGCGTTCCGGTACATGTGTTCGGCGAGCCTGAAGGTGTGAAGTTGCAAGGCGGAATCTTCGAGATGGTGACGCGCGAAGTCGAACTCGAATGTTTGCCCGCGGACATCCCGGAAGAATTTAAAATGGATGTCAGCGGACTGACCATCGGCAAGCAGCTTCGCGCCGCGGACCTGCCGATCGACCCGGCGAAAATCAAGCTGATTACGGACCCGCAGCGCGTTTTGGCGCACGTTGTCGTGCTCAAGAAGGAAGAGGAAGTCACGCCGGAAGCAGCGGCCGCGGCTACGACCGAGGCGGTGCCAGCCGAGCCCGAGGTCATCAAGAAGGGCAAGAAGGAAGCCGAGGAAGGCGAAGAGGGCGCGGAACCGGCGAAGGCCGAAAAGCAGGAGAAAAAGGGCAAGGAGAAGTAAAGCGGCGCCCAAGACGGGCACGCGCGGATGCGAATCATTTTGGGCCTTGGCAATCGAATTATCGTGGGGCTTGGCAACCCCGGCCGCGAATACGCCTGGACGCCGCATAATCTGGGCTTCCGGGTGATTGACCTGCTGGCGGAACGGTTTGCGATTCGCGTGACTCGCTCCGAGGCACATTCCTTGATCGGCGTCGGGCAGATTGCTGGTCACGATGTCGTGCTTGCAAAGCCGCAGACGTACATGAATCTGAGCGGACAAGCGGCGAGCGAGCTGATTCGGCGATATGAAGCGGATCCGGCGGAAATGATCGTGGCCAGTGACGAGGCTGCACTGCCCTGGGGAACAATTCGGATTCGCGAACGCGGCAGCGCCGGCGGGCATAACGGGCTGAAGTCGATTATCGGTTCGCTGGCCACGGACGAGTTTTTGCGGATTCGACTGGGGATTCAGCCGAAATTCCCGCCGAGCGATTTGGCGGCTTACGTTCTTGCGCCGATCGGCAAGGATGTACAAGCGATTGCCGACGAAATGATTTCCGCGGCGGCTGAAGCCGTAGAAATGATTCTTGCGGAAGGCGCGGGACGGGCGATGTCGCGATTCAATCGCCGCGAGACGCCGCTCGACGAAACTGACGAGCAAAGTTCTTGAGTCAACGCTTGTTGTGGTGAATGAAAAGAGGAAACATGGAAGAAAGACTGTATGACCTGATCTTCATCTGCCGACCGGACACGCCGGAGACGGAGATCGATAAATTGATCGCCACGCTGGAGCACGCAATCCAGGAGAAGCAGGCGAAACTTGAGAAAGTGGAAAAATGGGGCACGCGGCGGCTGGCATACCGCGTCCGGAAATTGCGGGAAGGATTCTTCGTCTACATGGTTCTGCGCTCGAGCCACGGCGAGTTGCTCAAGGAGTTGGAACGGCGCCTGCGGGTATCGGACGCCGTTGTGAAATACCTGACAGTGCGCCTCGATGAAGAAATCAAGCGCCAGGAAAAACTAAGCAAGCGCCGCGAAAAACGCGCCGCGCGGCGTCCGCGCAAGCCTGTGGCTGCTCCTCCAGCGGCCACGGAACAAGCCGCGGCACAGGGATAAGGGGAAAATCGAATGGCTGAAGAAACGCACGCACCACAACATTCATCGCCACAGCATTCATCGCCGCAGCACGGATCCGGCGGAGGACGCGGACCGGGCAGGCCCGAAAGCGGAGGGCCAGGCGGACGGCCTGCTGGGCCGCATCGGCGGGGCAAGCGTAATTACGTTCGCAAAAAGAAAGTCTGCCGCTTCTGCGTAGACAAGGTTGACCTCATCGACTACAAGAAGCCCGAGGTGCTTCAATCGTTCGTACAGGAGCGCGGCAAGATTCTCCCTCGGCGGATGACGGGAACCTGTGCGCGGCATCAGCGCTGGCTGACGATTGCCATCAAGCGAGCGCAGAACATCGCGCTCTTGCCGTTTGCTTCGGAGCTCTGAGTAAATATCGCCGGGACGGAACACGGGGGCGCAGGCCATCGCGCCGCACAAACCAAATTTCGAGGACGGAATCATGGAAATCATTCTGCAAGAAGACGTCGAGAAGCTGGGGACGCGCGGACAGGTCGTGAACGTCAAGGAAGGCTACGCGCGGAATTATTTGCTCCCACGCAAGCTGGCCATCGTCGCGGATGCTTCCAACATGAAGCGGCTCGAAAAGATGCGCGCCGCTTTTGCCAAGAAAGAAGCGACGGAGCGTGAGAGCGCGCAGAAGCAGGCAGACCAGCTTTCCTCTGTGGCGTTGAAACTTTCGCGTAAGGCCGGCGAAAACGAGCAGCTCTTTGGCTCGGTGACGGCAGGCGATATTGCGGATGCCCTCAAAGCGCAGGGATACGAAATCGACAAGCGAAAAATTCAGCTGGACGTGCCCATCAAGACGATTGGCGAGTTTCCGATTACGCTGAGGCTCTATCGCGACATCACAGCAACAGTCAAACTCACGGTCGAACGCGAGGCATAATTTCTTGCGTGGGTTCACGGTTGGCGCTGGGAACAATTTCTCAGCGCCATTTTTTTATCGCTTCTCTTCTCTGTGACGCTTTTCAACAGCGCCTGTGAAATCCACAGCCGCTACGCATTGACTCTTCGCCGCTTGACGCAGAGAATGCCTGCCTCAATTTGCAGAAAAATTTGGAGCGACGAGTACCCGAAATGGCGCATGTGAAAAAATGCGTTGCCATCGGAATCTTGCTAGACGAAAATAAAGCGAAATAGATGGCTACCGAAGCGACCCTCGAACGCGCCCTGCCCTACAACGCCGATGCCGAGCGCAGTGTTCTCGGCGCAGTTCTCCTCGACAATCATTCGCTGAACGTCGCCGTGGAAAAGCTAAAATCCGGAGATTTTTTCCTCGATCAGCACCGGCGGATTTTCGAACGGCTGGTGGAGCTGGCCGAAGCGCAGCAGGCGATTGACCTTGTCACGCTGAGCGAATGCCTGGATCGCCACGGAGAGCTCGAAGCCGCAGGCGGGCCGGCTTACCTTGCGCAGTTGATGGATGGCCTGCCGCGCGCGACAAACGTGGAGCATTATGCGCGCATCGTCAAAGAGAAGTCCATCCTGCGTCATCTGATCCGCACAGCGGAAGCCATTCAGCAGCGCGCGCTCGACGCGGAAGAAGACGCCGACGCCATTCTCGACAAAGCCGAGTCCGATATTTTTCAAGTCGCCGAGGAACGCGTTCGTGCGGGGCTGATCGGCGTCAAGGACCTGATTAAAGAGAATTACGCGCGCCTCGAAAAAATGATGGAGCAGGGGCGGCGGCTTACGGGCGTGGCGACCGGATATCTCAATTTGGATAACGATACGGCCGGGCTGCAGCCGGGAGAATTGATCATCCTCGCCGCGCGGCCCTCAATGGGAAAAACTTCTCTGGCTCTGAACATTGCGGAAAATGTGGCGCTGAGCGATGGGCCTCGCGCCGTGGCGGTTTTCAGCCTGGAAATGTCCAAAGAGTCGCTCCTGCTTCGCCTGCTCGCCTCTCATGGACGCATCGATGCGCATAAATTCCGAACCGGACATTTGAGCCAGCAGGATTGGGCGAAAATCGGACCGGCGCTGGCACGGTTGGGCACGGCTCCGCTGTGGATTGACGATTCGGCTTCATCTACCGTGATGGAAATGGGCGCGAAAGCGCGACGCTTGAAGCGAGACAAAGGACTCGACCTGCTCATCGTCGATTACCTCCAACTTATTTCCGCGCGCGGCCGCTTCGGCAACCGCAACGAAGAGGTTTCGAGCATTTCCCGGTCGCTCAAGGGGCTCGCGAAGGAATTGAAGATTCCCGTGCTCGTCTTGAGCCAGTTGACACGCGCCCCGGAACGAGAGGACCGCAAGCCGCAACTGGCCGATCTCCGTGAATCGGGTGCAATCGAGCAGGACGCGGACGTCGTGCTCTTTATCAATCGGCCCGGCTTCTACAAAACAGATCTTCCCGAAGAAGAACGTGCGAAGTGCGAACTAATCATCGCCAAGCAGCGCAATGGCCCGACCGGCAGCCTGGATTTCGTGTTCTTGAACCGTTTTACGCGCTTCGAGCAGGCCGCGCCGGATTCCTTCAGCGTGATCCCTGAATAGAGAGCTACTGTCCTCAGGCAGCGACATTGTGTCTCGCAGCACATGGAGAGGCTGCGTGGCGCTATCTTGCAGGATGGCGGCTACCGTGTAGCGTCGTCAAAACAAGGGATTTCAATCGTCGTCACATTCGTATGCACCCGGCTACCAATTTGCACACTATTTCGCGCTGTTTACTAAACGGCATTGCAGACGCCGGATTCCGGATGCCGCGAGAGGTCGCGCGGAGTAAGCTGGTAATTCGCCTTCAGGCACACGCTCAGAATGACGAAAGGAATCCAGTTCGAAGGGCGCCCGGTTTGGGCCGAAATTTCGATTTCGGCACTTGCCCACAACCTGCGCATCATTCGCCAGGCAATCGGCAAGAAACGCAAAGTGCTTGCCGTCGTAAAAGCCAATGCCTACGGCCTCGGCGCCGTCGAAGTCAGCAAAGCGCTGTCACGCATGGGAGTTGATGCTTTTGGCGTGACCTGCTCGGCCGAAGGAATCGAATTGCGCGATGCTGGAATTCGCCGGCCGATTTTGCTGCTCACCGGGTTTTGGCCTGGCGAAGAGAAGCGCCTGCTGAAATACAACCTGACGCCCACAATCTCGCGGCTGGGCCAGCTTCGTTCTCTCGACCGCGCCGTTGCGAGATGGCGCGGCAAGAATTCGAGAAAGAGGTTTGCAGTTCATCTCAAAATCGACACGGGTATGAACCGCCTGGGGATTTCGCCTGCAGAAATTGATGCCTTCGTTCACGAACTCGGCGATTGTTCTCATATTGAACTGGGCGGGACGTTCACGCATTTCGCTTCCTCGGAGAATTTCCAATCGGATCAGAATGAACAGCAGGAAAAAATCTTTGCTGATTCGCTGGCCCGGTTGCGAGCAGCGGGGGTCTCTCCGGGAATCATTCACATGGCGAATAGCGGAGCGATTTGTGCGCGGCCGGAAACATACGCGGACGTGGTGCGGCCAGGCGCTGTGCTCTACGGCTATCACCAGGGATTCGAGCCACCGGAGCGAGCGGCGGCGGTACGCAATGCGATGTCGCTCCACCCGTGCCTTAGTTTTCGCGCGCGTATTATTTCATTACGCGACGTCGCGACCGGCCAAGGCGTCGGATATGGCGCGCGCTTCGTCACGGAGCGGCCTTCGCGGATCGCGGTGATCGCTGCCGGCTACGCAGATGGAATTGTACGGCAACGCACCAATCGCGGCTGCGTGATCGTCCGCGGAAACATGGCTCCCTTAGTGGGCACGATTTCGATGGATCTCTCCATGGTGGACGTTACGGACGTTCCGAGTGCAGCCGTTGGCGACGTTGCGACGATCTACGGGCAAGATGGCGATGTTTCCATTCACGTGGATCAGGTCGCTCGCCAGATCGGCACGGTTACCTCCGACTTGCTTTGCGCCATTGGCCGCCGCGTACCGCGCTTCTATGTTCATTGAACCAATCTCCCTCTCACGGTGGTATACTTCCAGCAGGGTTCACACTTTTATCCAATTCATTCCGGTGTGATTTTGAAGCAAATCATCCAGCCGGACCGTATGGCAGTCAGGTGAAGTTGGCGAATTCATAGTTTCATATTTCTCATATAAGGGGCCCAGAATGAACCGCACTTCTAATATTTCCAAGCTTTCCTCGCCGTCTGCGAATCCTGAAAACTCTGCTCCGAAATCCGTTTTGCTCTCCAGAGCCGAAGTGGGCCGAGTCGGGAGTTTTTGGGACATGCTCGCCATTCGGCTGATTTTTACCGTCGTTTGCGTCGCCGCTGGATATCACTTTGGGCCTTTTAGCCTTTCGCATTTGTTTGGCTCACTCGTGGGGCTGGCGTTCGCGGTCGGCGTGATTTTCTTTGAACTGCGCCTCCGGCGCGCGAGCCTCCGGCGGCTGATTGGAGCCGTGATCGGTTCAATCCTCGGGATTTTGGGCGCTTATCTTACGACGCTTGTTCTAGCGCACACCACCATGCCGGAGAGCACGCGCTCTTTCATCAGCCTCGCGGTTTTTCTGGTGATGGCGTATATCGGATTGATCGTCGGCGCCAATAAGGGCGACATGCTGAATCTGCAGGCGCTCGGCGGACTCTTTGGCACTGAGCGCGGTACGCGGCACGTCTACAAGATTCTGGATACCAGTGTGATCATTGACGGGCGTGTGGCGGATATCGCCGAAGCGCACTTCATCGATGGCACGATCATTATTCCGCAATTTGTCTTGCACGAACTACAAATGGTCGCGGATTCCGCCGATCCGCTGCGGCGCCAGCGCGGCCGGCGCGGGCTGGAAGTTCTCCAGCGCGTCCAGAAAATGCCCCATCTGGATGTGCAGATCGCCGAAGATGATTTTGCGAATATCGCCGAAGTCGATTTGAAGCTGATCGAGCTGGCCAAGCGTTACGACGCCAAAATCATCACCAATGATTTCAATCTGAACAAGGTGGCCACGCTGCAGGGTATCGAGATTCTCAATGTCAATCAGCTGGCCAATGCGCTGAAACCCGTGGTTCTCCCGGGCGAAATTATGCGCGTTTTCATTCTGCGCGAAGGCAAGGAGTACAATCAGGGCGTTGCGTACCTCGATGACGGGACCATGGTCGTCGTCGACGGCGCGCGCAAGATGATCAATAAGACGGTCGACATTTCCGTGACGTCGGTGCACCAGACCACTGCGGGGAAAATGATCTTTGGCCGCTACGATGAACGCGGAGAGCAATCTCAAGGCCGCACCGCTGCCCCAGCGGCGGAACCTTCCATGCTCCGCACGCCGCCTTCGGAAAGCCGTGCGCCTGAGTCTGCCCCGCCGGGAGAGCGTCCGCCTCGTTCGCTTGCACCGGAGACAGGTCACAACTGATCACCGTTGCAGGAAGGATGGGTGCCCTGCTTTGGGCCTTATTTATCTGCCGCCTCGAATGCGATAGACTACGACACCCTTTATGAGCCGCATTGCCGCCATACTTCCCGCTGCCGGACTGGGCACCCGCATGGGCACCGATGTCCCCAAGCAATTCCTTGAGCTCGACGGCGTTCCACTGCTTCTTTTTACTCTTCGTCGGCTCGCGGAATGCAAGGCGATTACGGAATTTTTAATCGCCACACGTCCTGAAGAAGTCGAAGCCGTACAGCAGCGCCTCGCAAAAGAAAATTTCGGCCGCGCCGTGCATGTCGTGAAAGGCGGAGAGACGCGACAGCAATCGGTCGGTAATGCCCTGGGGCGAGTTTCTACCGACACGGAAATTGTATTGGTGCATGACGCCGTGCGACCGTTCGTCACACGGGAGCAAATCGAGCGCGTCATTGCCGAAGCTCGAGCGAGAGGCGCGGCCATACTCGGCGTTCCGGCGATTGACACGGTTAAAGAGGTTCGCCGGTCGACGCTGCCGGAAGATGTGGCGCTGATCTCCGCGACTATTCCACGCGAAAAAATTGTCCTCGCACAGACGCCGCAAGGTTTTCACGTGGCCCTTCTGAAAGAGGCCTTCGCGCGCGCCGAGCAGGATGGGTACACAGCGTCGGATGAAGCGGCTCTTGTGGAGCGCCTTGGACGTGACGTGTACGTCGTTCAGGGTTCCGAGCGAAATATCAAAATTACGCGCCCGGCGGACATGGAGTTAGCGCGCTTCTATCTCGAACAGGAGCACCGCGCGAAGTAATATGTTCGAAAAATTCAACGCCGAAGCGCAGCGCTGCATCTTCATGGCGCGACTCGCCGCATTGACGGAAAAATCGAAGAACATCACCACGCTGCATTTCCTCTCAGGAATTCGCAAAGAAAGCCCGGCCATTTTTCGCGGCGTGAATTGGGCTAAATCGCCGATCAAGCTGGCGTACCTTTCGCCCGAAAATCTGCGCAAAGCCAGCCAGATTACGGGTGACCTTCCCCTGGACACGAAAGCCAAACGCGCTCTTGTCTCCGCCGCTGAAATTGCAAAGAAGTCCGGCTCCGAGCAGGTCATGCCCGTGCACCTCCTGGCCTGTGTTCTTGCGACGGATGCGAAGCTGCGCAAAGCTCTGCAGAAAGCCGGACTCGAGATGGAAGCGCCGGGCAAATCCGCGCGCAGTCTGGGCCGTACGGCTGGCGAGGGGAAACATGCATCCTCTTCGGGTATCGGGTACGACCTTCACCGACTCGTTGAAAAGCGCAAGTTGATGATTGGAGGCGTTGAGATTCCATTCGAAAAAGGCACGCTCGGACATTCGGATGGTGACGTCCTCGCTCACGCGATTTGCGATGCGTTGCTTGGCGCTGCCTCGATGGGCGACATCGGCACGCATTTTCCGGATTCCGATCCGAAGTGGCGTGGCGTTTCGAGCCTGGTTTTTCTCCGCCAAGTTCGCCAGTACCTCGAAAGAAAGAACTGGAAAGTCCGCCACATCGATGCTGTAGTCGTCCTGGAGCGGCCGAAGCTCGGCCCTCATTTCCCAGTGATGCGGGAAACACTGGGAAAGGCACTCGGCATGCCGCCGGAACAGATCAATTTGAAGGCAAAAACGAACGAAGGACTCGGTGAAGTTGGCCGCGGCGAAGCGATCGTCGCGCATGCCATTGCTACGATTGAACGCTGATCTGCTCCCGCACGTTTTCCTTTAACCGTGCTGTACAATCTCTGCGAATGAACATGAATCCCTTGTCAGAATCGTCTCTCGCACGAGCGAATCCCTGTTCGGCTGCGGACGTCGAAGCAATCCTGCGCGAAGACGGCTGGCTGGCCTCCGAAATCACGCCGGAGATGAAAGCGTGGATGCACGTCGCGGCTGCCTTCTTGGGGCCACATGTTGCTGCCCGCTCCGTTGCTCTGGGTGATGCACGTTCCGGCTTGCGGGACCTCTTGTCGCTCGTTTTCTCTTACCATGCGCGAACACTGCTCGAAGACGTGAACAATCAAACGGTGATGGCGCGCGAGGGCGCTCGTGAAGTGATCCGTGAGCTGGCAAATCGCGTCCTGTCCGCGACTCCCCTCGAAGATGCCAGAATCGATTCTGAGCGATATCAGCGGATCGTCGAATCGCTGAAAGCGTCGCTGCATTTTCGCGGGCGAGAGCTGTTCCATCCCGTCCGGCTCGCGCTTGCCGGGCGCGTCGGCGAAGGCGAACTTGACCGGGTCATCCTGCTTCTCGATGGGGCCGCAAATCTGGGTTTTGCAGCATCGGTCAAAACTACGCGAGCACGCATGATCGAATTTTGCGCCGCACTGCTCTAGCGATTAAGATGACACGGCGGTTCGCACCTGCACATCGGTTCACGAACGTGGCGATGAGATGAATTTTTTGGCTGGAATTCATGCTGTCGAAGAAGCGCTCGCCGGTTCTCGACCGCTCGACCGTATTTTGATCGCGCGCGGCCAGCACGGGGGCCGAATACAAAAAATAATCGATCTTGCAAAGGCAAAAAGCGTCCCTGTGCGCTTCGAGGATCGCGCCCAACTCGACCGCGCGGCCGGTGGCGAGCGCCACCAGGGCGTTGTGGCCATCGCTGCGTCACGTCCTGCAATCGATATCGAGAATCTCCTTTCCGTCAGCGGAAAAACGGGAGGACAAGAAACCGTGCCCGAGCAGTTGCTCGTTCTGCTCGACGGCATCGAAGACCCTCATAATCTCGGCGCAATTGTTCGAACTGCTTTGGCCGCCGGGGCAACTGGCGTTGTGATTCCGGAACGTCGTGCTGCTGGACTGACGGAAACCGTGGAGCGGGTCTCCGCGGGAGCGCTTGCCCATTTGCCCGTCGCACGCGTGAAAAATCTTGCTCGCGCGATGGAGCAGCTCAAAGAATCTGGTTTTTGGCTGATTGGTCTCGACGAGCACGCGCCGAAGCTTTACACCGATGTGGACTATAGGGGCCGGATTGCCATCATCATGGGCAGCGAAGGCGCGGGTCTGCACGAACTGATTCGCAGAAATTGCGACTTCCTCGTTTCAATTCCAACGACAGGGCCGGTTCGTTCTCTCAACGTCTCGGTAGCCGCCGGCGTTGTTCTTTTTGAAGCCGTCCGCCAGCGCAAACAGTCGGCACGGTAATTTCATTCGTCGTACCGGATCAGCGAAAAAACTTCGGTTCCGTTCAGTTTTTCGCGGCCTTTGAGAAAATTCAGCTCCACAGCAAAAGCCGCGCCTGCGATTTCACCTCCCAATTGGCGCACCAATTGGATGGCGGCGGCAGCCGTGCCGCCGGTTGCCAGCAAGTCGTCACAGACGAGCACACGTTGGCCGCGCTTCACAGCATCCTGATGAATTTCCAGCTTGTCTGTGCCGTATTCGAGCTGATAACTCACCTGTGCGGTCTTCCATGGAAGCTTATTCGGCTTCCGCACCGGCACAAATCCGGCGCCGAGCCGATAGGCAAGTGCCGGCGCGAATATGAATCCGCGTGCTTCGATTCCCGCAACGACGTCGATGTGCTTACCCAAAAACTGGCCGCAAAGCCTCTCGATCAGTTCGTGGAATCCCTTCTTGTCCTGCAAGAGAGTCGTCAGATCATAGAAGAGAATTCCCGGCTTCGGATAATCGGGCACTTCGCGAATCAGTTTCTTGAGGTCGTCCATTCCAGCGTTCCCCTTTCACCACGAGTCGTGCTCAATTGAAAATTCGTGCGTGTATTTTTCCTCGATTCTCGCTTCCTCTTCCGCCACTTCGTTCACCGACGCCGCACGCGGGCCGCGCTTCAATTCCTTTCGGAGCGCTGAGTGCTGAGCCTCCGTACCGACGGCGTATACTTCAACGCGTCCGTCGTGCAGGTTCCTTACGTATCCGGTCACCCCAATTCGGAGTGACACGGCTTGAGCGAAATAGCGAAAACCAACCCCTTGGACAACACCAGAAGCATAATAGAGCTTTGCCCGTTTGGTTGGCGTCACCTGTAACTCGCTTTTTCCTCGAATCCTTTTGGAGTTTACCAGAGCCATCGGAATCCACCACGCCGCAGAATGCTGTGTCGATTGCAGAAAAGAAGAAAACGTTTGCGGTCGTGCGCCGGGGATTCGAAATCCGAGCACTTGGTGTGCCCTAACCCATTGCATTATAGGATGTTAGGGACCTGCAATCCGCACGTTCTTTGGCTAGTGGTTTGCTTAATATCCCCATACCTGTGGTTTGCCCGAACGCAGTTTGCA from Candidatus Acidiferrales bacterium encodes:
- the alr gene encoding alanine racemase, with the translated sequence MTKGIQFEGRPVWAEISISALAHNLRIIRQAIGKKRKVLAVVKANAYGLGAVEVSKALSRMGVDAFGVTCSAEGIELRDAGIRRPILLLTGFWPGEEKRLLKYNLTPTISRLGQLRSLDRAVARWRGKNSRKRFAVHLKIDTGMNRLGISPAEIDAFVHELGDCSHIELGGTFTHFASSENFQSDQNEQQEKIFADSLARLRAAGVSPGIIHMANSGAICARPETYADVVRPGAVLYGYHQGFEPPERAAAVRNAMSLHPCLSFRARIISLRDVATGQGVGYGARFVTERPSRIAVIAAGYADGIVRQRTNRGCVIVRGNMAPLVGTISMDLSMVDVTDVPSAAVGDVATIYGQDGDVSIHVDQVARQIGTVTSDLLCAIGRRVPRFYVH
- a CDS encoding PIN domain-containing protein, which encodes MNRTSNISKLSSPSANPENSAPKSVLLSRAEVGRVGSFWDMLAIRLIFTVVCVAAGYHFGPFSLSHLFGSLVGLAFAVGVIFFELRLRRASLRRLIGAVIGSILGILGAYLTTLVLAHTTMPESTRSFISLAVFLVMAYIGLIVGANKGDMLNLQALGGLFGTERGTRHVYKILDTSVIIDGRVADIAEAHFIDGTIIIPQFVLHELQMVADSADPLRRQRGRRGLEVLQRVQKMPHLDVQIAEDDFANIAEVDLKLIELAKRYDAKIITNDFNLNKVATLQGIEILNVNQLANALKPVVLPGEIMRVFILREGKEYNQGVAYLDDGTMVVVDGARKMINKTVDISVTSVHQTTAGKMIFGRYDERGEQSQGRTAAPAAEPSMLRTPPSESRAPESAPPGERPPRSLAPETGHN
- the ispF gene encoding 2-C-methyl-D-erythritol 2,4-cyclodiphosphate synthase, with the translated sequence MFEKFNAEAQRCIFMARLAALTEKSKNITTLHFLSGIRKESPAIFRGVNWAKSPIKLAYLSPENLRKASQITGDLPLDTKAKRALVSAAEIAKKSGSEQVMPVHLLACVLATDAKLRKALQKAGLEMEAPGKSARSLGRTAGEGKHASSSGIGYDLHRLVEKRKLMIGGVEIPFEKGTLGHSDGDVLAHAICDALLGAASMGDIGTHFPDSDPKWRGVSSLVFLRQVRQYLERKNWKVRHIDAVVVLERPKLGPHFPVMRETLGKALGMPPEQINLKAKTNEGLGEVGRGEAIVAHAIATIER
- a CDS encoding 50S ribosomal protein L25; this encodes MEAFVVEAAPREERGKNAARRTRRTGQVPAVLYGGKQEPLAMSVNARQVARILRSETGHNTIFTVHVTGHKDEKAMVKDWQVDPVSGSLLHVDLLRIAMDVRMRVRVPVHVFGEPEGVKLQGGIFEMVTREVELECLPADIPEEFKMDVSGLTIGKQLRAADLPIDPAKIKLITDPQRVLAHVVVLKKEEEVTPEAAAAATTEAVPAEPEVIKKGKKEAEEGEEGAEPAKAEKQEKKGKEK
- the dnaB gene encoding replicative DNA helicase; translated protein: MATEATLERALPYNADAERSVLGAVLLDNHSLNVAVEKLKSGDFFLDQHRRIFERLVELAEAQQAIDLVTLSECLDRHGELEAAGGPAYLAQLMDGLPRATNVEHYARIVKEKSILRHLIRTAEAIQQRALDAEEDADAILDKAESDIFQVAEERVRAGLIGVKDLIKENYARLEKMMEQGRRLTGVATGYLNLDNDTAGLQPGELIILAARPSMGKTSLALNIAENVALSDGPRAVAVFSLEMSKESLLLRLLASHGRIDAHKFRTGHLSQQDWAKIGPALARLGTAPLWIDDSASSTVMEMGAKARRLKRDKGLDLLIVDYLQLISARGRFGNRNEEVSSISRSLKGLAKELKIPVLVLSQLTRAPEREDRKPQLADLRESGAIEQDADVVLFINRPGFYKTDLPEEERAKCELIIAKQRNGPTGSLDFVFLNRFTRFEQAAPDSFSVIPE
- the pth gene encoding aminoacyl-tRNA hydrolase, whose amino-acid sequence is MRIILGLGNRIIVGLGNPGREYAWTPHNLGFRVIDLLAERFAIRVTRSEAHSLIGVGQIAGHDVVLAKPQTYMNLSGQAASELIRRYEADPAEMIVASDEAALPWGTIRIRERGSAGGHNGLKSIIGSLATDEFLRIRLGIQPKFPPSDLAAYVLAPIGKDVQAIADEMISAAAEAVEMILAEGAGRAMSRFNRRETPLDETDEQSS
- the rpsR gene encoding 30S ribosomal protein S18; translated protein: MAEETHAPQHSSPQHSSPQHGSGGGRGPGRPESGGPGGRPAGPHRRGKRNYVRKKKVCRFCVDKVDLIDYKKPEVLQSFVQERGKILPRRMTGTCARHQRWLTIAIKRAQNIALLPFASEL
- a CDS encoding acylphosphatase, whose amino-acid sequence is MQWVRAHQVLGFRIPGARPQTFSSFLQSTQHSAAWWIPMALVNSKRIRGKSELQVTPTKRAKLYYASGVVQGVGFRYFAQAVSLRIGVTGYVRNLHDGRVEVYAVGTEAQHSALRKELKRGPRAASVNEVAEEEARIEEKYTHEFSIEHDSW
- the ispD gene encoding 2-C-methyl-D-erythritol 4-phosphate cytidylyltransferase — translated: MSRIAAILPAAGLGTRMGTDVPKQFLELDGVPLLLFTLRRLAECKAITEFLIATRPEEVEAVQQRLAKENFGRAVHVVKGGETRQQSVGNALGRVSTDTEIVLVHDAVRPFVTREQIERVIAEARARGAAILGVPAIDTVKEVRRSTLPEDVALISATIPREKIVLAQTPQGFHVALLKEAFARAEQDGYTASDEAALVERLGRDVYVVQGSERNIKITRPADMELARFYLEQEHRAK
- the rpsF gene encoding 30S ribosomal protein S6; the protein is MEERLYDLIFICRPDTPETEIDKLIATLEHAIQEKQAKLEKVEKWGTRRLAYRVRKLREGFFVYMVLRSSHGELLKELERRLRVSDAVVKYLTVRLDEEIKRQEKLSKRREKRAARRPRKPVAAPPAATEQAAAQG
- a CDS encoding adenine phosphoribosyltransferase encodes the protein MDDLKKLIREVPDYPKPGILFYDLTTLLQDKKGFHELIERLCGQFLGKHIDVVAGIEARGFIFAPALAYRLGAGFVPVRKPNKLPWKTAQVSYQLEYGTDKLEIHQDAVKRGQRVLVCDDLLATGGTAAAAIQLVRQLGGEIAGAAFAVELNFLKGREKLNGTEVFSLIRYDE
- the rplI gene encoding 50S ribosomal protein L9, producing the protein MEIILQEDVEKLGTRGQVVNVKEGYARNYLLPRKLAIVADASNMKRLEKMRAAFAKKEATERESAQKQADQLSSVALKLSRKAGENEQLFGSVTAGDIADALKAQGYEIDKRKIQLDVPIKTIGEFPITLRLYRDITATVKLTVEREA
- the rlmB gene encoding 23S rRNA (guanosine(2251)-2'-O)-methyltransferase RlmB gives rise to the protein MNFLAGIHAVEEALAGSRPLDRILIARGQHGGRIQKIIDLAKAKSVPVRFEDRAQLDRAAGGERHQGVVAIAASRPAIDIENLLSVSGKTGGQETVPEQLLVLLDGIEDPHNLGAIVRTALAAGATGVVIPERRAAGLTETVERVSAGALAHLPVARVKNLARAMEQLKESGFWLIGLDEHAPKLYTDVDYRGRIAIIMGSEGAGLHELIRRNCDFLVSIPTTGPVRSLNVSVAAGVVLFEAVRQRKQSAR